One Rhizobiales bacterium GAS188 DNA window includes the following coding sequences:
- a CDS encoding Peptidoglycan/LPS O-acetylase OafA/YrhL, contains acyltransferase and SGNH-hydrolase domains, with amino-acid sequence MSKLPYVQILRAFAALCVAALHAQSDAGVVMARAGGSFATSSSFPWLAGVDIFFVISGFIMVHASRRLFGAARGARIFLSHRIARIVPLYWATTALYLVVALAWPALLNTDYVSPGFVISSFLFIPAVRPDGLVQPIYSLGWTLNYEMFFYALFAIALIWPRRRAVPSLIAALILLVVLGAAAAPLPQPLGFWCDPIILEFALGMALGFISEEGFWLNRPARLALAVIGLALLSFDFTAGGLLPALSRTLAYGVPAVLLLAATVLAPRRDAAPGKVMRLGVALGDASYALYLLHPFVIRAMRELWIRGGLASLIGPWGFVVVALACASAVAVLVNQLFEQPVTASARRALA; translated from the coding sequence GTGTCCAAGCTGCCCTATGTCCAGATCCTGCGCGCCTTCGCGGCTCTCTGCGTCGCGGCCCTGCATGCCCAGAGCGATGCGGGCGTCGTCATGGCGCGGGCGGGGGGGAGCTTCGCGACCAGTTCCTCCTTCCCATGGCTCGCCGGCGTCGACATCTTCTTCGTCATCTCGGGCTTCATCATGGTTCATGCATCGCGCCGCCTGTTCGGCGCAGCGCGCGGCGCCCGCATCTTCCTCTCCCATCGCATTGCCCGGATCGTGCCGCTCTATTGGGCGACGACCGCGCTCTATCTCGTGGTGGCGCTGGCCTGGCCCGCCCTCCTCAACACCGACTATGTGTCGCCGGGTTTCGTCATCTCGTCCTTCCTGTTCATCCCGGCCGTGCGGCCCGACGGGCTCGTGCAGCCCATCTATTCGCTCGGCTGGACGCTCAATTACGAGATGTTCTTCTACGCGCTGTTCGCTATCGCCTTGATCTGGCCGCGCCGGCGCGCCGTGCCGTCACTGATCGCTGCACTCATCCTGCTCGTGGTGCTCGGAGCGGCCGCTGCGCCGCTGCCGCAGCCATTGGGGTTCTGGTGCGACCCGATCATCCTCGAATTTGCCCTCGGCATGGCGCTCGGCTTCATCAGCGAAGAGGGCTTTTGGCTCAACCGGCCGGCGCGCCTGGCGCTCGCCGTCATCGGTCTCGCACTGCTCAGCTTCGACTTCACCGCAGGCGGCCTGCTGCCGGCTCTGTCGCGGACGCTGGCCTATGGGGTTCCGGCGGTGCTGCTGCTCGCAGCGACCGTGCTCGCCCCGCGGCGCGATGCGGCGCCCGGCAAGGTGATGCGTCTCGGCGTGGCGCTCGGCGACGCCTCCTACGCGCTCTATCTCCTGCATCCCTTCGTGATCCGCGCCATGCGCGAGCTCTGGATCCGCGGCGGGCTCGCCTCACTGATCGGCCCTTGGGGGTTCGTGGTCGTGGCGCTCGCCTGCGCCAGCGCGGTGGCGGTGCTGGTCAACCAGCTCTTCGAGCAGCCGGTGACGGCATCGGCGCGGCGCGCTCTCGCATAG
- a CDS encoding nucleoside ABC transporter membrane protein, translating to MSDLADLVALMAVVLASALRLSVPLIAACLAGLWSERSGIVDIGLEGKMLIAAFASAAAAYATHSAWIGLGAGILASVAFALLHGFASISQRGNQIVSGVAINLLAAGLTAVVGNAWYGQGGRTPPLEGTGRFPDLVLPGAAALKSVPILGPLYADVLSGHPAPVYLTLAAVAITSLVMARTRFGLRLRAVGEYPAAVDTAGVSVASLRYRAVVIAGVLCGIGGTYLSVSQAAGFLPQMTAGKGFIALTALIFAHWRAWPALGACLLFGLLDAVAIRLQGAVLPGGISVPVQAIQALPYLMTVILLAGFVGRAIPPRASGIPYVKER from the coding sequence GTGAGCGACCTCGCCGACCTCGTCGCTCTTATGGCCGTGGTCCTCGCCTCGGCGCTGCGGCTCTCCGTGCCGCTGATCGCGGCCTGCCTCGCCGGGCTGTGGTCGGAGCGCTCGGGGATCGTCGATATCGGGCTCGAGGGCAAGATGCTGATCGCCGCCTTCGCCTCGGCCGCGGCCGCCTATGCGACGCATTCGGCCTGGATCGGGCTTGGCGCCGGCATTCTCGCCTCAGTCGCCTTCGCGCTGCTGCACGGCTTCGCCTCGATCAGCCAGCGCGGCAACCAGATCGTCTCGGGTGTCGCAATCAACCTGCTCGCGGCGGGGCTGACGGCGGTGGTCGGCAATGCCTGGTACGGCCAGGGCGGGCGCACCCCGCCGCTCGAGGGGACGGGACGTTTTCCCGATCTCGTGCTGCCGGGCGCCGCCGCGCTGAAATCCGTGCCGATCCTCGGCCCGCTCTACGCCGATGTGCTCTCCGGCCACCCCGCGCCGGTCTATCTCACGCTCGCCGCGGTCGCGATCACCAGCCTCGTCATGGCCCGCACCCGCTTTGGCCTGCGATTGCGCGCCGTCGGCGAATATCCAGCCGCCGTCGACACGGCCGGCGTCTCGGTCGCCTCGCTGCGCTATCGGGCGGTGGTGATCGCGGGCGTATTGTGCGGCATCGGGGGCACCTATCTCTCGGTATCGCAGGCGGCGGGCTTCCTGCCGCAGATGACGGCGGGCAAGGGCTTCATCGCGCTCACCGCCCTGATCTTCGCGCATTGGCGCGCCTGGCCGGCGCTCGGCGCCTGCCTGTTGTTCGGCCTGCTCGACGCCGTCGCGATCCGCCTGCAGGGCGCGGTGCTGCCGGGCGGCATCAGCGTGCCGGTGCAGGCGATCCAGGCACTGCCCTACCTGATGACCGTGATCCTGCTCGCGGGCTTCGTCGGGCGCGCCATCCCGCCGCGCGCCTCGGGCATTCCTTATGTGAAGGAGCGCTGA
- a CDS encoding nucleoside ABC transporter membrane protein, with the protein MSAPVELPKWADVALVPAVATVAAFLVAGLVVASIGESPLDATRILIQGSLGSGEGLGFTLYYATDFIFTGLAVAVAFHAGLFNIGAEGQATLGGLGATLVCLSLDGLPAAIVLPLGVIAAAAFGALWGFIPGYLQARRGSHVVITTIMLNFLAAILIVYLLVNVIGDPKSMAPETRTFSASGRLPFIHDIARGLGFAMSTTPLNLSLPLALLAAVGVWLLIYRSRLGYAIRTVGASPAAAVYAGVSPERITMLTMALSGALAAGLAVNEVMGVQQRLLPEFTSGYGFVGIAVALMGRAHPVGVVLAALLFGMLYQGGAELSFVHPAITRDMVTVIGGVLILFAGALDGLFRRAVASLMPRRAVA; encoded by the coding sequence GTGAGCGCCCCGGTCGAGCTGCCGAAATGGGCCGATGTGGCGCTGGTGCCGGCGGTGGCGACGGTCGCGGCCTTCCTGGTTGCGGGCCTCGTGGTGGCGTCGATCGGCGAGAGCCCGCTCGATGCGACGCGCATCCTGATCCAGGGCAGCTTGGGCTCGGGCGAAGGGCTCGGCTTCACCCTCTACTACGCGACGGACTTCATCTTCACCGGCCTTGCGGTGGCGGTCGCTTTCCACGCGGGCCTCTTCAATATCGGCGCCGAGGGGCAGGCGACGCTCGGGGGCCTTGGGGCTACGCTCGTCTGCCTGTCACTCGACGGCTTGCCGGCCGCCATCGTGCTGCCGCTCGGCGTCATCGCGGCCGCGGCCTTCGGAGCGCTCTGGGGCTTCATCCCCGGCTATCTGCAGGCGCGGCGCGGCAGCCATGTCGTGATCACCACGATCATGCTCAACTTCCTCGCCGCCATCCTGATCGTCTATCTCCTGGTCAACGTGATCGGCGATCCGAAATCGATGGCCCCCGAGACCCGCACCTTCAGCGCTTCGGGCCGCCTGCCGTTCATCCACGATATCGCGCGCGGGCTCGGCTTCGCCATGTCGACGACGCCGCTCAACCTCTCCCTGCCGCTGGCGCTGCTCGCGGCCGTCGGCGTCTGGCTCCTCATCTACCGTTCGCGGCTCGGCTATGCGATCCGCACCGTCGGCGCGAGCCCGGCGGCGGCCGTCTATGCCGGGGTCTCGCCCGAGCGCATCACCATGCTCACCATGGCCCTCTCCGGGGCGCTGGCGGCGGGACTCGCGGTCAATGAGGTGATGGGCGTGCAGCAGCGGCTCCTCCCCGAATTCACCTCGGGCTACGGCTTCGTCGGGATCGCGGTGGCGCTGATGGGGCGCGCCCATCCGGTCGGCGTCGTGCTCGCGGCGTTGCTGTTCGGCATGCTCTATCAGGGTGGCGCCGAGCTCTCCTTCGTCCACCCGGCCATCACCCGCGACATGGTGACGGTCATCGGTGGCGTGCTGATCCTTTTCGCCGGCGCGCTCGACGGCCTGTTCCGCCGCGCCGTCGCCTCGCTGATGCCGAGGAGGGCGGTGGCGTGA
- a CDS encoding nucleoside ABC transporter ATP-binding protein, with product MTGVLSMPPPAIELIGIDKSFGPVRANKNVNLTVAKGSIHGIVGENGAGKSTLMSILYGFYEADAGEIRVDGRNVRIANSQIAIKAGIGMVFQHFMLVDELSVLDNVMLGVEGGALLARGAGKARAALQGFAKDYGLVIDPDAQVGHLSVGQEQRVEIVKALYRGANVLVLDEPTAVLTPAEATALFTLLAALKAQGKTIILITHKLQEIMAATDRVSVMRQGEIVATMDTAKTSPRELAALMVGREVLLRVEKTPRQPGAPVLAVKGLSVIDERDVTRLDDVSFTLHEGEIVGVAGVAGNGQSELLAALSGIMVPKSGSIALSGHILDARALNPRELRRRGLLHVPEDRLRMGLVPPFPAFESAALGFTHEKCYGRGRLFDRAAMVGDLSTRMEDYDVRPRDPFLKTSKFSGGNQQKIVLAREIERSPKVLLVGQPTRGVDIGAIEFIHRRLVALRDAGVAILLVSVELEEIMSLSDRILVMCGGRITGERRCEATDMRDLGLLMAGVTEEAA from the coding sequence ATGACCGGCGTTTTGTCGATGCCGCCCCCGGCGATCGAGCTGATCGGCATCGACAAGAGCTTCGGCCCGGTGCGCGCCAACAAGAATGTCAATCTTACGGTCGCCAAGGGCTCGATCCATGGCATCGTCGGCGAGAACGGGGCGGGCAAGTCGACGCTGATGTCGATCCTCTACGGTTTCTACGAGGCGGATGCCGGCGAGATCAGGGTCGATGGCAGAAATGTCCGCATCGCCAATTCGCAGATCGCCATCAAGGCCGGCATCGGCATGGTGTTCCAGCATTTCATGCTGGTCGATGAGCTGAGCGTCCTCGACAACGTCATGCTCGGGGTCGAGGGGGGCGCCCTGCTGGCGCGGGGGGCCGGCAAAGCGCGCGCGGCGCTGCAAGGCTTCGCCAAGGATTACGGCCTCGTCATCGATCCCGACGCCCAAGTCGGTCACCTCTCGGTCGGCCAGGAGCAGCGCGTCGAGATCGTCAAGGCCCTCTATCGCGGCGCCAATGTGCTGGTGCTCGACGAACCGACGGCGGTGCTCACCCCGGCCGAGGCGACGGCGCTGTTCACGCTGCTCGCCGCGCTCAAGGCGCAAGGCAAAACCATCATCCTCATCACCCATAAGCTCCAGGAGATCATGGCCGCGACCGATCGCGTCAGCGTCATGCGCCAGGGCGAGATCGTGGCGACCATGGACACCGCGAAGACTTCGCCGCGGGAGCTCGCGGCGCTCATGGTCGGGCGCGAGGTGCTGCTGCGCGTCGAGAAGACGCCGCGCCAGCCTGGCGCGCCGGTGCTCGCGGTGAAGGGCCTCTCGGTCATCGACGAACGTGACGTGACACGGCTCGACGATGTGTCCTTCACCTTGCATGAGGGCGAGATCGTCGGCGTGGCGGGCGTCGCCGGCAATGGTCAGAGCGAGCTGCTGGCCGCGCTCTCCGGCATCATGGTGCCGAAGTCTGGATCGATCGCGCTCTCCGGCCATATTCTCGATGCTCGCGCCCTCAATCCGCGCGAGCTGCGCCGTCGCGGCCTATTGCATGTGCCGGAGGATCGGTTGCGCATGGGACTGGTGCCGCCGTTTCCGGCCTTCGAGAGCGCCGCGCTCGGCTTCACCCATGAGAAATGCTATGGGCGCGGGCGGCTCTTCGACCGTGCCGCCATGGTCGGCGACCTCTCGACGCGCATGGAGGACTATGATGTCCGCCCGCGCGACCCCTTTCTGAAGACCTCGAAATTCTCCGGCGGCAACCAGCAGAAGATCGTGCTGGCGCGCGAGATCGAGCGCTCCCCGAAGGTTCTGCTGGTCGGCCAGCCGACGCGCGGCGTCGATATCGGCGCGATCGAGTTCATCCATCGCCGGCTGGTGGCCTTGCGCGACGCCGGCGTCGCGATCCTCCTCGTCTCGGTCGAGCTCGAGGAGATCATGAGCCTCTCCGACCGCATCCTGGTCATGTGCGGAGGACGCATCACCGGCGAAAGGCGCTGCGAGGCGACGGATATGCGCGATCTCGGGCTGTTGATGGCCGGCGTCACGGAGGAGGCCGCGTGA
- a CDS encoding nucleoside-binding protein: MTLRWRLARPVALAAGRSLLSLVRLAFAGLALLLTAQAGRAEGPRPAILYNLVKFDASFNEGAYRGIERFKSETGTTYREFEVKSDVEREEVLRRFASRGEDPIIAIGFPFASAVDKVAGDFPKARFVIIDAVVDKPNVQSVVFKEQEGGFLVGLMAAMASKTGKVGVVGGMDLPIIRRIVCGYEKGAKAERPDIGVLQAYAGDTPGAFTDPARGAELARSQIGQGADVVLQAAGQTGLGVLRAAADANVLGIGSDSNQNGLFPGHVLTSLLKRTDNAVYLALKDAEAGKWKPGARLLGLAEGGLDIAIDDANKHLVTPAMQAAVDKARAAIVAGRLAVPDWTATRSCPP, translated from the coding sequence ATGACTCTACGGTGGCGCCTCGCCCGGCCTGTAGCGCTTGCGGCCGGGCGCTCTCTCCTGTCGCTCGTGCGACTGGCGTTCGCCGGGCTCGCTCTGTTGCTCACGGCCCAAGCCGGGCGCGCCGAGGGGCCGCGCCCCGCGATCCTCTACAACCTCGTGAAGTTCGACGCCTCCTTCAATGAGGGCGCCTATCGCGGCATCGAGCGCTTCAAATCCGAGACCGGCACCACCTATCGGGAATTCGAGGTCAAGAGCGATGTCGAGCGCGAGGAGGTGCTGCGCCGCTTCGCCTCGCGCGGCGAGGACCCGATCATCGCCATCGGTTTTCCCTTCGCCTCGGCCGTCGACAAGGTTGCCGGCGACTTCCCGAAGGCGCGCTTCGTCATCATCGACGCCGTAGTCGACAAGCCGAATGTGCAATCCGTCGTGTTCAAGGAACAGGAGGGCGGCTTTTTGGTCGGCCTGATGGCAGCGATGGCCTCGAAGACCGGCAAGGTCGGTGTGGTCGGCGGCATGGATCTGCCGATCATCCGCCGTATCGTCTGCGGCTATGAGAAGGGCGCGAAGGCTGAGCGCCCGGATATTGGCGTGCTGCAGGCTTATGCGGGAGATACGCCGGGAGCCTTTACCGATCCGGCACGCGGCGCGGAGCTGGCGCGCTCGCAGATCGGCCAAGGAGCTGATGTGGTGCTGCAGGCCGCCGGTCAGACCGGTCTCGGCGTGCTGCGGGCGGCGGCCGATGCCAATGTGCTCGGCATCGGCTCGGACTCCAACCAGAACGGTCTCTTCCCCGGCCATGTTCTGACGAGCCTGCTCAAGCGTACCGACAACGCCGTGTATCTCGCCTTGAAAGATGCGGAAGCGGGCAAATGGAAGCCTGGCGCACGGCTTTTAGGCCTCGCCGAAGGCGGGCTCGACATCGCCATCGATGATGCCAACAAGCACTTGGTCACGCCCGCCATGCAGGCTGCGGTCGATAAGGCCAGGGCCGCGATCGTCGCGGGCAGGCTCGCCGTGCCGGACTGGACCGCGACGCGGTCATGTCCCCCATGA
- a CDS encoding nucleoside-binding protein, translating to MARNASILGLAVVGVLAFAPHALAADIKPAIVYDLGGKFDKSFNEGVADGATKFKKDTGIDYRDFEIQNEAQREQALRRFAHDGYTPIIAVSFAQASALEKIAAEFPDTKFAIIDAVVDKPNVRSIVFKEQEGSFLVGLLAASASKTGKIGFVGGMDIPLIRKFACGYVAGAKYKNATVEVLQNMTGTTGAAWNDPVKGGELAKSQMDRGADVVYHAAGGTGLGVLRAVADAGKLGIGVDSNQDGLFPGHVLTSMLKRVDVATYTTFMDAKNGKLTSGIYVLGLKESGVGYAQDDFNKALLTPDMKTAADKAAADIVAGTIQVHDYMSDQKCPN from the coding sequence ATGGCGCGAAACGCATCGATCCTGGGCCTGGCCGTGGTGGGCGTGCTGGCATTTGCCCCGCATGCGCTCGCCGCCGACATCAAGCCGGCTATCGTCTATGATCTCGGGGGCAAGTTCGACAAATCCTTCAACGAAGGCGTCGCGGACGGCGCGACCAAGTTCAAGAAGGACACCGGCATCGATTATCGCGACTTCGAGATCCAGAACGAGGCGCAACGCGAGCAGGCTCTGCGCCGCTTCGCCCATGACGGCTACACCCCCATCATCGCGGTGAGTTTTGCCCAGGCGAGCGCACTCGAGAAGATAGCGGCCGAGTTCCCCGATACCAAATTCGCCATCATCGACGCGGTCGTCGATAAGCCGAATGTGCGCTCCATCGTCTTCAAGGAGCAGGAAGGCTCATTCCTCGTCGGACTGCTCGCCGCCTCAGCTTCGAAGACCGGCAAGATCGGCTTCGTCGGCGGCATGGATATCCCGCTCATCCGCAAATTCGCCTGCGGCTATGTCGCCGGCGCCAAATACAAGAACGCCACGGTCGAAGTGCTGCAGAACATGACTGGCACCACCGGCGCGGCCTGGAATGATCCGGTCAAGGGCGGCGAGCTCGCGAAATCGCAGATGGATCGCGGCGCTGACGTCGTCTACCACGCGGCGGGTGGCACTGGCCTCGGCGTGCTGCGCGCCGTGGCGGACGCCGGCAAGCTCGGCATCGGGGTCGATTCCAACCAGGACGGGTTGTTCCCCGGTCATGTTTTGACCTCGATGCTGAAACGCGTCGATGTCGCGACCTACACCACCTTCATGGACGCCAAGAACGGCAAGTTGACGTCCGGCATCTATGTGCTCGGCCTCAAGGAGAGCGGCGTCGGCTACGCCCAGGACGACTTCAACAAAGCGCTGCTGACCCCGGATATGAAGACCGCGGCCGACAAAGCGGCCGCCGATATCGTCGCCGGCACGATCCAGGTGCATGACTACATGTCGGATCAGAAGTGCCCGAATTGA
- a CDS encoding adenylate cyclase, which produces MNSIRKLLLHLRKLRLYLLAVALPFLVAILIGISPLPLRTDLQNLVFDNYQRLSPRIFDPESSPVRIVDIDDESLKRYGRQWPWPRSQLAAFVNVLKTHGAVAIAFDFLFAEADQMGIADLIRNQPRERALALIAQELDRNGTYDQAFANSLNTAPVVLGAVLVNDNPQAKITESEPENSSFLPIKAGFAHAGDDPLLFLHGFQASIAPIKLLADRAVGIGALNWVPDHDRVIRQVPLLFSLKKEIVPSLAAEALRVAQGQGASYFVKSSNSSGETAFGAETGIVAVRIGELVVRTQPQGEVRIRFTKHDQRRFIPAWKLINNEYDPAEIENKFIFIGSSAAALGDMVTTPLDASVPGVEMHAQLLEHIFNGDSLARPDYANGVELVAMVALSLLMITVLPFVSAIVGAAIGGLAVAGMAGGSWWAFTQQGVLIDPVYPSLSAGAVFLAGVLTLYGLKQSQERFVRQAFGRFVPPAVVRRLAENPDKLTLGGENRELTLLFCDLRSFTTLSESFDAHGLTSFLNEYLTPMTDIVFDHGGTVDKYMGDAIMAFWNAPEDDERHARNSAIAALAMRAELVKLNERWQARAAAESRSFPAVRFGIGLNTGICCVGNLGSLRRFDYSAIGDDVNVASRLEGSTKFFGVDIVANGATRDEAPELAWLEVDQVQVKGKTVPIVVYTLLGDDTVAAGDAFKTLEATHAAMLAAFRARAFDKALNLAQDAASLAPTPILGLYAFYRARIGELLASPPGADWSPVLKLEEK; this is translated from the coding sequence ATGAATTCCATCAGGAAGCTGCTGCTCCATCTCAGGAAGCTGCGGCTCTACCTCCTGGCTGTGGCTCTTCCTTTCCTGGTGGCGATCCTGATCGGCATCTCGCCCTTGCCGCTGCGCACCGATCTGCAAAATCTCGTCTTCGACAACTACCAGCGCCTGAGCCCGCGCATCTTCGACCCTGAATCATCGCCGGTCAGGATCGTCGACATCGACGATGAATCGCTGAAGCGCTATGGCCGGCAATGGCCCTGGCCGCGCTCGCAGCTTGCCGCCTTCGTGAATGTCCTCAAGACGCATGGCGCCGTGGCGATCGCCTTCGACTTCCTGTTCGCGGAGGCCGACCAGATGGGCATCGCCGATCTGATCCGCAATCAGCCGCGCGAGCGCGCCCTCGCCTTGATCGCGCAGGAGCTCGACAGGAACGGCACCTATGACCAGGCCTTCGCCAACTCCCTGAACACCGCGCCAGTCGTGCTGGGGGCGGTGCTGGTCAACGATAATCCGCAAGCCAAGATCACGGAGAGCGAACCAGAGAATTCGAGCTTCCTGCCCATCAAGGCGGGCTTTGCCCATGCGGGTGACGATCCTTTGCTGTTCCTGCACGGATTCCAGGCGAGCATCGCGCCGATCAAGCTCCTGGCCGATCGCGCCGTCGGCATCGGCGCGCTGAACTGGGTGCCCGACCATGACCGCGTCATCCGCCAGGTTCCGCTGCTCTTCTCCTTGAAGAAAGAGATCGTGCCGAGCCTCGCTGCAGAGGCGCTGCGCGTGGCCCAGGGGCAGGGGGCGAGCTATTTCGTCAAATCCTCGAATTCCTCCGGCGAGACGGCCTTCGGAGCCGAGACCGGCATCGTCGCGGTACGCATCGGCGAGCTCGTGGTCCGCACGCAGCCGCAAGGCGAGGTCCGCATCCGCTTCACCAAGCATGATCAGCGCCGCTTCATCCCGGCCTGGAAGCTCATCAACAACGAATACGACCCGGCCGAGATCGAGAACAAGTTCATCTTCATCGGCTCGAGCGCGGCGGCACTCGGCGACATGGTGACGACGCCGCTCGACGCCTCGGTGCCGGGGGTCGAGATGCATGCCCAGCTGCTCGAGCACATCTTCAATGGCGACAGCCTGGCGCGTCCCGACTACGCGAATGGCGTCGAATTGGTCGCCATGGTCGCGCTCTCGCTCCTGATGATCACCGTCCTGCCCTTCGTCTCCGCGATCGTCGGAGCGGCGATCGGCGGCCTCGCGGTCGCCGGCATGGCGGGCGGAAGCTGGTGGGCTTTCACCCAGCAGGGCGTGCTCATCGACCCGGTCTACCCGAGCCTGTCGGCGGGCGCGGTGTTCCTCGCCGGAGTGCTCACCCTCTATGGCCTCAAGCAGTCGCAGGAACGTTTCGTGCGTCAGGCCTTCGGCCGCTTCGTCCCGCCAGCCGTGGTGCGGCGCCTCGCCGAGAATCCGGACAAGCTCACCCTCGGCGGTGAGAATCGCGAGCTGACCTTGCTGTTCTGCGACCTGCGCTCCTTCACGACGCTGTCGGAAAGCTTCGACGCGCATGGGCTGACGAGCTTCCTCAACGAATACCTCACCCCGATGACCGATATCGTCTTCGATCATGGCGGCACGGTCGACAAATATATGGGCGACGCCATCATGGCGTTCTGGAACGCGCCGGAGGACGATGAGCGGCATGCCCGGAACTCAGCGATCGCCGCGCTCGCCATGCGCGCCGAACTGGTGAAGCTCAACGAACGCTGGCAGGCGCGTGCTGCGGCCGAGAGCCGGTCTTTCCCAGCGGTGCGTTTCGGGATCGGCCTCAATACCGGCATCTGCTGCGTCGGCAATCTCGGCTCGCTGCGCCGCTTCGATTATTCGGCCATCGGCGATGATGTGAACGTCGCCTCGCGCCTCGAAGGGTCGACGAAATTCTTCGGCGTCGACATCGTGGCGAATGGCGCGACGCGCGACGAGGCCCCCGAGCTCGCCTGGCTCGAGGTCGATCAGGTCCAGGTCAAGGGCAAGACGGTGCCCATCGTGGTCTACACTCTGCTCGGCGATGACACGGTCGCGGCGGGCGATGCCTTCAAGACGCTGGAAGCGACCCATGCGGCGATGCTCGCAGCCTTTCGTGCGCGCGCCTTCGACAAGGCGCTCAACCTCGCGCAGGACGCGGCATCGCTCGCGCCAACACCGATCCTCGGACTTTACGCTTTCTACCGGGCCCGCATCGGCGAGCTCTTGGCCTCGCCGCCCGGCGCTGACTGGTCGCCGGTGCTCAAGCTCGAGGAAAAGTGA